The DNA region tagacgttctacgtctggatattgtgttctagtaggaggtaatttggtctcgtggaagagcaagaaacagaatgtagttgctcgatctagcgtcgaagccgaatatcgggccatagctatggcgacgtgtgagttagtttgggtcaagcagttgctcaaggagttaaagttcggagaaatcagcaagatggaactagtgtgtgataaccaagctgctcttcatattgcgtcaaatccggtgttccatgagaggactaaacacattgagatcgactgtcactttgtcggagaaaaaatactttcaggagatattgttacaaagtttgtaaagtcgaatgatcaactagcagatattttcactaagtctcttactggttctcgtattagttacatgtgtaacaagctcggtacatatgatgtgtatgcaccggcttgagggagagtgttagtttatagatatgtatagtgtagtcttgtcccacattgaaagaggagtaatatctccttgtagtgtatagctataaatagggacctcttgtattatATTTATCatctaatatcaataatatattttctcccgtgctttctcacagtCTTAATCACTTTACATGTAGCCTCACTTATAAACATAGCAATTATTGTTGTAAACTGATTTCAAACATGTATTTTGATCCAGAATATTCTGGGTTTGAGCTTAGATTTTGTGGAAATGGCTAAGCAGAATGAGAATTGTCCAGTTTAGTTTACCCAACATTCTCGGCTACTCAAGCAGACAGTTGAGATGTAAAAACTTAACTCAAACCATGCACCATTTAATCTCTTTCCTGGGTAGGTTATATCTGAAAGGCAGAGCTGAGGACTTACAGCAAACATTGGATAATTCCTGTAGTTGTCAAGGAAGGCTTGTCTCTTTCTCAATTTATCCTACTGGCTCAAACACTTGGAAAATAAGTGGCGGATCCCCGTGTAGCTTGCCAGCATGAGACCACTAACCTGACCAATTGAAGCAGcacaaaataataaattatacACCCAAAAATTTGAAGAATATACTATAGATGCAACATCACATGATTCAGATTTCTCCAATACAGACAAGAAAACAAACATTAAACTGAAAAGTTCCTAAGGCAAACCGATGTTGCTCAGCTTGCCTCAGCTGATATTTTATAATTCTCAAATCAGTTACTCATTGAAATATATTTGACAATAACAAGACATAGACGTTAGTCTCTAAAAGGTAGATGCTTGAGCTTAAGAAGCTTTTGGTCCACACCCTTCAAACATGAATAAATTACATTTTCAAAAACTTCTTGCAAATGTTCAATTCACCTTTTCAAAAGCTTCTTACAAATGTTCACCTCTTCAAAAACTTCTTATAAATTTCACCTTTTCAAAGTTCAAGTTATAAACCTTGTAGAACCTTTTACTGCAGCAACAATATCTAGTGGATAAGCATCAGCTTCTAGCTTTGGTTTTTACATACTGAGCCTATTTAATCTCAGCGAGTTGTTTAAGTATTTCCCATGCAGCACAACTAACAAAAAATCCTTGAAAGATGAACAGGTATTTTAAAAGTAAATCTCACCCTATGAGCTGTTTGGACGTATGGAGACTTTCTTGATAAAGCAACCTGCCAAGAATGTAGGAGTAAGAAAAATTTAACAGAAATAGCCTAAGCTGTGCGCTTATTATGGCGAttcaagaaacaaaaaagaaaaaaaaaacacatgcCTGAATGCTAGCAGGGCCCCATTCAATAAAATTAACAAGCTTTCTTTCCCGTATTCTCTGCAGGCTTTCATGGACCTGATTTCAGAAATATCAAATGAGTAAAAAAGGAGCTGATATGAGATCTTTTTTTCTGAAGTGAGACAATACTTGcatttatgtatgcatatacttCTGTTAGTGAGTACCGCAGGCTCAACAAAGTTGGAAGATACCCAACAGATCATCATTAGGTATGTTAGCAATCAAAATAGCTTTCTGCCAAATTGAAATGCCTCAACCAGTTCTTAGCACTCAAAGCAATTTGTTAAGCTATTGGCAACTTTTATTGCAGCAGCACTGAAGCAGCAAAGGGTAAAAAGGAAATACACTACAAAAGCTGTTAAGCTATTTTCAAGAATACCTGAGTAGGATCAACTTCTCCTTGAATAATGTTTAATATGGATATGTACTTTGCCTGACTGGATTCCTTCGTTCGGGTATAAGAAGATACCATGATATTCTTGGACTGCAAAGTGAAACATTTTTGAGTTATTCAGCGTATCTGAACGCACTTCCTACTTAACAATCTAAAGGAAAGTATTACTGACCGAAAGGAGTCTTCTCATCACATCAAGTACAGTTGTTTTCCGAATTACATTAGCCTGTAAAAAGGATTATCAGCACTTTGCATTAGttttcatttcttgttttcttttattatatGAAACAAATGAAGTGGGCACCATTTCCTTTACAGGCTACATTTGCTCCTCCAATAAGTTTTAAATATAGAGCATAAATACAGGATGATAAAATCATAACTAGAAAGTTAAATTGAAAGAGCACTACTAAAATGAGGTCCCACTGCAATAGGATTCTAGAAAATAACAAGACCTAAAAACTGTGGAAGAACCAAAAAAAGTAGGATGGCTTGAACAAGTTTATCCAGTAACCTTACATTCTTAATGAGTTGACAGATATGATTTCACAATATGTTACAAATGCTAACAAGTTATCGGACAGGATTTACATGTAAACAGTACTTCTAAAACAAGTTAACAGATAGGATTTGGGATTTAATCCCTTAGTATCAGACATCAAACCTCACTAAAGTTcctcctattttttttttcaagtgataGTTTTAGTATAATAACTCTAGCATGAAAATATAATTACTCCAGCATTAAATATGTCATAAATAATCAGCTGGCGGACAGCATGTCCATTGGCATTGGTTACTTAAGTCCATATTGGAATTGTTCTTCTTTCTTGAGAATAAACCAAATTCAGTTACTAAAAGAGCTTGTTCAAAGTATAATAATCAGCAACGACCAACAAGTTATATTTTCAATGCAACGCCAGCGAAATGTTACCACTTGATGAAATAGAAAGCTTACTTGGCACTCCACAGTGAGCGGTGTATATCCTGTCATCAGAAAATGGCATCTTGGTGTTGGAATTAAAGAAGCAAGGAGACCAACCAAGTCATTGTTCATGTATCCAGGATACCGTAGGGTAGTTGTACTAGCTGACATTACAGTAGAAACTAATGAATTTGTTTGAGCAAAGGTGGGAGTTGGAATATGCAGGCGATCCACAGCAATTCTGTTGAGTGCAGTATTGTCAAGGACAACTACACAATCCGCATTTAATGTCAGTCGCTTGAGTGTCAAAAGGGAATTGTAAGGCTGTACAACCACATCACTTGTCTCATTTTGGTTAGGAAACACACTGTATGTCTGAACAAGTTTTCTGCTGTAGCGATCATTCAGAGCCTCCAACAGATACGAGCCCATACCTGCACTAAAGACAGTCATTAGACAAACAAATAATTAGATATTCACACAAATTCTTACAGTTGGTCTCAGCAACCACTCATTTTTCGAACATTATCACATTTTTCACCAACTCAACAAAAAGAATCAACCTGAGCCTGTTCCACCAGCAATAGAATGACACAGAACAAAACCCTCAAGACTATCACTTCCATCTGCTTCCCTGTCAATCATGTCCATCAGATCCTCCTCATATTGCTTACCCTGATCAAACAAACGATTGTATCAAAACATTTAGAAACAACTATTCCAGGTCTTTTCGATCCAACTCTGAGATTAAGGTGCAGTTGTTGTTGATCCAAATCTTTTAGATGTAGGATAAAAGAAAGTTAATGCAAGCTTGGTATCCAAAAACAATAACTGCATCGGACAATTTCTTGCATTAATTAGTGTATATCCCAGTAAATGCATATTTTGAGTAATTCATACCCAAATACAGCAATAGGTAAAGTAGACACTTCTATTGCAATTTTCAGGTCTAAAAGATTTTAGGAGACAGAAAGAACTTCAAGAACATTTGCCGAACAGAGGTTGCTGGACACTGGAAGTACAGAACAAAAGAAGTATACTGAACCAGCAGAGAATTCAGAGCAGATTCTGAAGGTGGACAAAGAAAGAGGTCGATAACATCTACTGGCGTCTTCAATACAGTTTATCCAATTGAAAAATGTGAAGGCAGCGACATAAATGcatgtgttttttttctttttttttgaaaagaacaTGGCTTCTGCATCTACTGACTTCTTTTTTTATCTGAGTGCCTTCACATTATTTATTTGCCGTGAGGTCATAAATGCATGTTCTATTAGTAAGATGTCATTATAATGAGGAATTGGAAGTACAAATTTTGATTCTAGAATCAATAAAGAGGCATTGCAGTTAAAAGAGCTAGATTTTTCTTTCATAAGCCAAAATCAATCCCGGTAATGATGTTAGGCTCCTTCATGCAGTTTGATAAGCCAGCCAATTGCAACCGAGAATTTAATCTGTTGCTTGAAACATTTATCGATCATCTATTGTCAAAGGCTCATTTAAGGCGCGCTTAAGCCTTGAAGCTCAGAAAAGCTCGGGGAGGGCGCTTTGCCTCACTTAAGTTGCGCTTCAGTGCAGGCAAGGCACTAAAGTGTAGGCACTCATTATCCATGAGTTCTATCTTGAATTTAGCGATACTAAACAACAAATATAATCAGCAAATAAGTATACTAGTTGTTAAGGAAAACATTATGAATGAGTTTGTTACTTTTTTCAAGTTacataaatattttttcattttttccttcaTTAAGCCTTTATTTACTAAAGCCCACACTTAAATTACGCTTCGTGCTTAAGCCCCAATAGACCTGgagcgcttttcgcctttgacaaGGTAGAAATACTTAAGAAAGGTAACCTCAAAGCTGCAGAAGACTTGATACTTATGCAGTGGCATAGGATTCATGTCCATTCCAAAATAACTCCTTTTTCGCACATGCCATGTCTAAGATTTGGAAAGTAATGTGCTCACTACCAAacttattaagaaaaaaaaagagctagcATGTGCGTGCATAATTATTTTGATAAAGTAATATGTGTGGTGTGTGTATACAAaataactgtccaaaagaagtaACCTGATGATATCCGCTTGCCCAATTATTTCCAGCACCACCTCCATGATCAGCGATGAATACATTCTCGTGGTTATACAAATTCCTGTATTCACCATTTTGTATACCATTAATGACTCTAGGCTCTAGATCCATCAGTAAAGCTCGAGGTATATAGTGTTGGTCATCAGCTTGATAGAAAAACACATCTTTCCTATCACCTCCCTGAAGCAGTTGAAAGATAGAGAATAAGCACATTGAACCAATTTCAAACTTGTCTCTGTATGGCAAGAAGCTATCAATTTATTCATACATCACTTTTCCTCCATTCAAGTTTAGGTGCTTATTTTCAGCTGTTAAAATGAAAATATGGTTATTCATGCAAAATAAGAGACTGTAAAAATGCGAATACAAGCATGTAATCATAGACAagcaaatcaacaacaacaacaacccagtataatcccactagtggggtatggggagggtagtgtgtacgcagaccttacccctaccctggggtagaaaggctatttccgatagaccctcggctcccctccctccaagaactccccaccttgctcttggggtgactcgaactcacaacctcttggttggaagtggagggtgcttaccactagagcaacccactcttgtctaaTCATAGACAAGCAAATAACAATATAAAAGAGAATTTGAAACATTAAAAAATCTTCTTTTCTGAGTAGATGAGGGCAGTAGATCCAGACGTCATACACCATATACAAAGTGTTGCACCTTGGAATGTGAGTGTATATACACTATATTGACATCAGGAAACAACACTTCTATTATCTACAGAAATCCAGCACACAACAGAAATTCTAGTAACCGCCATGTGAATTTGCAAAAGTAACCAATCCTCACAAAACTCACTTATGAGCAAAGCAATAGCTGCTCAAAATAAGGGACGATCGCAATAGGTTGACGGCCACCGTAAATATAATCAGATTACGATAAGCCCATTGGATACAGAAGATTCATGTAGTTGAACGCCAACTGGCTTGGGATTGAGACACGGttgattgattaattgattgaaccaatgtaacgactcgaccggtcgtttcgagcatTGGCATTTCGTTCGATGGTTTGAGATCTTGAAGAGCTTCttatgatgtattacgacttgcgTGCATTGTGGATTTGGTTCCGGGAAGATTTCGGAGTGatttagaacacttagttcctaattTGGAAGATTAAGTTACAagtgttgaccaagtttgactttagcatatttgatctcggattggagttttgatggttccgttaggttcggatggtgattttggacttaggcgtatgtccgaatttggactcggaggttcctaggttgatttggctcaaattggcgaaagttggaagtttgagggtttagaagttcataggtttgactcaTAGTTGATTTGTGGTCATCGATGTCTGtctgggattccgagccttggaatagattcgtatggtgatatatgacttgtctgtgaaatttggggccattccgagttgtttaggcatgttcggcgtaagtttggaagttgaaattttgaaatagttcattaagcttgaattggtgtatgattcgtggttttgatgttatcttgtgtgatttgaggcttcgaataggtctgtgttatattttgagattggttgctatgattggacggggtccccggggcctcgggtgtgttttggatgggtttcagaccattttcagTCATAATGGAGTTGCTGATGTTCTAGCGTGCCGGTGTTCATCGAGATCGCGGATGTGGTATCATGATCGCGGAGGGTGTTCGGCGCTGGCATTCTtttctccttcgcgttcgcgataggtgTGACGCGTTCTcggcttcgcattcgcgaccttGGAGTCACGTTCACATAGAAGGGGAGGTCGGGTAAGTTGCTATTCttgtggccttcgcgttcgcgggtggtcaaacgcgttcgcgtaggctagcAGTGTTGAAGCACCGCGTTCGCGGGTCCcagaccgcgttcgcgaagggtatcttTGAGGCCAGTCTCAgattgtgctttgcgatcgcgaaggggaccACTGAGCAGTCATATTAAACATTTCATTTCGAGGGTTTTAGTtgttttatcacattttgagattgggagctcggatttgggtgattttggagggaattatcacgatttggattggggtaagtattgtttactcggatttggttattattcatgatctatacttatttttagcatttaattgatgaatctaagtgagggaaattgggaattttagtaaaaacttttcttaatgtaatttaaggatttgaacttcgattcggagtcggaattgaaTGAAACTTGTGTGGTTAGACTCGTATTGTGTTcagaatttgtgatttttgtcgggtTTGGGGAGACGGGTCCGGGTTGACTTGTTGgattgactttttaatttttgttcaagatcaaagctttattgtTTAGAGttgtttcctatggcttttattgatgttattaagttatcttggctagattcgagccgtccagAGGTTGATTCACGTGGGAAGggatttttagagtattgatttggcttgtttgaggtaagtatcttgcataaccttgtgtgagggaatacCCCTAGGATTTAGCCTTGATTGCTTATTCGTGTTATGTGAAAAacgacgtgtacatgaggtgacgagcgtgtacacAGGTGCTATGTGTAGCTTTGTGACAGGGTCGGACTGTAGGCTCTTAATATACCTTAATTTGATAAAGTAACTTATATGGAACATGCTTACACCACTTTGCGATTTCATGATCATGATAGCTACGCTTGACTTAGCCATGGTCATATTTTATTTGTTGAGCACCCCTCCgcacttttttttttattgtcaTGTCCTTGTGCACCTTGTTGGaaagttgtgagcttatatcTTGATAaaactttgatattattgttttgtGATATTATGGCACATTTGAACATGTTGTGTAGATTGATTGTTGTTTGTGCGGATTGTTGATTGTGTAGAGcaatacgggtggctattgtgatattgccagggcggagtgatacgggtggctattgtgatattgtctgggcggagcgatacgagtggctattatgatattgtcagggcgaaatgatacgggtggctattatgatattgtcagggcggagcgaTACCGTGGCTATTATGACTTTGTCGGGgcggagtgatacaggtggctattgtTGTTGCGATAAAAATGTAGGCACAGGGTGCTATTTGTGTGAGTTTCTCTGTGATAACTTGTTAAAACCGAGCCTTTATTTGTATTGAACTGTTATCAGTTATCACTTATTCTGATGAGGTTATTGCTATTGGTTTTCTGCTATGCTTTTGTTGCCAGTCTTTGATCTATTGAACATGTtattttgactagtgagtatcacatgacttgaaccttatcactacttcaccgaggttagtcttgatacttactgggtaccgaccgtggtgtactcatactacactcctgcacatttttgtacagatccaagtGTTGGAGGTAGCGGACCCAGGCAGTGAAAGCTTCTTcgatcgcgaggattcaaggtagagctgttttgatcgtcgcagtcccttggagtcttttctttatatttataCTGTCAATTCACTAtccgaacagtattgtattttgagatatttctatgtattcagttagagctcgtgactctgtactacctagttctaaggatatgtttGTGGTTATTGCCGATTTGGCTTGTATTACCTTTATTTCTACAGTTGTGATAAACTCTGTTTCATTATACCATGTCTTTATTGATTTAAACTATTGTAAAtgatcggcttacctagttttagagactacgtgccatcacgacccctatggcgggatttgggtcatgacaaccaATTCACACATTAAAGCATGAGGCATCACAAAAACAAATACCTCGACAATCAATAACATTAACTGCCAAAAACTGTAACCCGTTGAAGCTACCTTGCTAGACACTGTGATCTAATCATGTATCCTTGTGTTTTATTCTGATAAATGTGGTGTTCGAGTCAGCTTGTGTGCACCTCAATTACACCTCATAGTTTCCAATCCACTTCATTGAACTAACCACTTATACTGATTGCCACTTGCATATTATACGGAATGCAAAGTATATAGCACGTAAAAGTATTACAGAGCTTCAAAGGTCAACATTCCACAAAATTAGCCCAATTTAGAGCCAGATACTCAATTTTCAAGCAATATTATCATACAAACCCACTAATtctacagtcaaacctctctttAACAGCTTTATTTGTTCCGAATTTTTTTGGTTGTTATAGCGAATTGTTGTTATacagaacatatattataacttaGTATGAAAATTGGTTCCATAAAAAACTTAGCTTTTAAAGTGAATTGATGTTATATAGCGATGCTGTTATAGAGAAGTCTGATTGta from Nicotiana tabacum cultivar K326 chromosome 24, ASM71507v2, whole genome shotgun sequence includes:
- the LOC107771703 gene encoding tubulin gamma chain, giving the protein MPREIITLQVGQCGNQIGMEFWKQLCLEHGISKDGILEDFATQGGDRKDVFFYQADDQHYIPRALLMDLEPRVINGIQNGEYRNLYNHENVFIADHGGGAGNNWASGYHQGKQYEEDLMDMIDREADGSDSLEGFVLCHSIAGGTGSGMGSYLLEALNDRYSRKLVQTYSVFPNQNETSDVVVQPYNSLLTLKRLTLNADCVVVLDNTALNRIAVDRLHIPTPTFAQTNSLVSTVMSASTTTLRYPGYMNNDLVGLLASLIPTPRCHFLMTGYTPLTVECQANVIRKTTVLDVMRRLLSSKNIMVSSYTRTKESSQAKYISILNIIQGEVDPTQVHESLQRIRERKLVNFIEWGPASIQVALSRKSPYVQTAHRVSGLMLASYTGIRHLFSKCLSQ